Proteins encoded by one window of Venturia canescens isolate UGA chromosome 2, ASM1945775v1, whole genome shotgun sequence:
- the LOC122406402 gene encoding testis-specific serine/threonine-protein kinase 1-like, whose protein sequence is MSQNHLDHTPSEDATLQARGYKLLKKLGEGSYAKVYLAEYKPEREPERHNTLACKVVDTSSATDDFVEKFLPRELDILVKLNHPHIIHVHSIFQRRTKYFIFMRFAENGDLLEFILKSGSIAESQARVWFRQLALALQYLHEMDIAHRDIKCENVLITSNFNVKLADFGFARYVIDARGKRVLSDTYCGSLSYAAPEVLRGSPYNPKIADIWSLGVILYIILNRRMPFDDPNIQRLCELQMNRRWKFRGKVATSLSESVKKLVTNLLEPDVSKRWKLDQIIHCEWIALDPRLVILTTAEQSALNNAIEERKKNEEKYPKRETKKDNVHRPPKNNLVIPEAKPKKIELEEVENNPQIVSEEVTIIKDAAKETTSVVIGGEHYLRNLNASV, encoded by the exons ATGTCGCAAAACCATCTCGATCATACGCCGTCCGAGGATGCCACTTTACAGGCCCGGGGatacaaacttttaaaaaaacttggagAAGGCTCTTATGCCAAG GTATATCTTGCGGAATACAAGCCTGAACGTGAACCAGAAAGGCACAACACTCTCGCGTGTAAAGTAGTCGATACTTCGAGCGCGACAGACGATTTCGTTGAGAAGTTTTTGCCAAGGGAACTGGATATTCTCGTAAAGTTGAATCATCCGCATATCATTCACGTGCacagtatttttcaaaggcGAACCaagtatttcatttttatgcgTTTCGCCGAAAACGGAGATCTCCTGGAATTCATCCTTAAAAGTGGTTCAATTGCGGAGAGCCAAGCCCGAGTGTGGTTCCGACAACTTGCGCTAG CGCTACAATATTTGCATGAAATGGACATTGCCCATCGGGACATAAAGTGTGAAAATGTACTGATAACTTCGAATTTCAATGTGAAATTAGCGGATTTCGGTTTCGCTCGTTACGTTATCGACGCTCGGGGCAAAAGAGTGCTGAGCGACACTTATTGCGGATCTTTGTCGTACGCCGCCCCGGAAGTGCTTCGCGGGTCTCCGTATAATCCAAAAATTGCTGACATTTGGTCGCTGGGAGTGATACTTTATATAATATTGAACAGAAGAATGCCTTTCGACGATCCGAACATCCAACGCTTGTGCGAATTGCAGATGAATCGGCGCTGGAAATTTCGGGGCAAAGTTGCGACCAGCCTGAgcgagagtgtgaaaaaattggtgaccAATCTCTTGGAGCCGGACGTATCGAAACGATGGAAGCTCGACCAAATAATCCACTGCGAATGGATTGCCTTGGACCCGAGACTCGTAATCCTTACAACTGCCGAGCAAAGTGCCCTTAATAACGCCAttgaagagaggaaaaaaaatgaagagaagtACCCAAAAAGGGAAACGAAGAAGGACAATGTTCATCGGCCACCG aaaaataatttagttATTCCGGAAGCTAAACccaagaaaattgaacttgAAGAGGTGGAGAATAATCCACAAATTGTATCGGAAGAAGTCACGATTATCAAAGATGCTGCCAAG GAAACGACTTCGGTTGTCATCGGAGGAGAACATTACTTACGAAACCTTAATGCTTCGGTATGA